The window CCTTCACCACGTTCCCGAGCACCCGTCCGAGTGGGGGGTCACCGTCCTGACCGTGGCCGATATGGTGGCCGCCATCGAGAGGGCCGGCTTCCACGTCGAGCGCGACCTGTGGACCGGTCGGCACGGCGAGTGCCAGACCACGAACTGCCACCAGTGCCACGCCACCTGCCACGACAGTCCCTGACGAGGAGCCGGCCCTGCGATTCCAATGGGCTGACCTCCCCGCGAAGGCCCGGGCCGCCGTCGAACGGCGGTGTGGACCTGTCCGCGCGGCGGCGACGGCCCCGGACGGCCTGACGGTGGGTGTCGCGGCCCGGCTCGACACGGAGACGGGGCCGGTGTTCGTGAAGGCGTCGCCGCTCGGCGCCCCGGCCATCGGCCACTACCGCCGCGAGGCGGACGCGAACGCCGCCCTGCCCCCGGGCACGCCTGTGCCGCGGATGCTGTGGTCCGCCGAGATCGAGGGCTGGTTGCTGCTGCTGTTCGAGTACCTCGACGGCCGGGACTCGGATCTCGCGCCGGGCTCGCTGGACCTGGCCGCGGTCGGGCGGGTGATCGAGACGCTTGCCGGACGGCTCACTCCAAGCCCGTGGGAGCGCGCGCCGAGTGTGGTCGTGAAGATCAAGGCGCTGTACGAGAAGGCCGGCGAACTGCTGGGCCGGTGCCCCGAGGAGTTCTCCGGCCTCGCGGCGGCGACGCAGTTCGACCTCGGAGCGGTGGAGGGCGCGTCGCTGCTGCACGCCGACCCGCACCCCGGGAACTACGTCGTCACCGCCGACGGCGTGCGGGTGATCGACTGGTCGCACGCGTGCCGTGGCGCCGCGTGGGTCGACGCCGCCCTGCTCGCGCCCCGGCTTGTCGTTGCCGGGCATTCCCCGGCCGAGGCCGAGGCCCTGATGGACCAGTTGTCGGTCTGGGGTGACGCCCCGGCGCGCGCGGTGACCGGCCTGGGGGCGGTCACCGCGCTGTTCTGGGCGCATCAGGCCAGGTTCGGCCCGCCCCGGATGCGCGCGCGGCGGGCGGTCGCGGCGGCGGCCGGGCTCGCGTGGGCCACGCACCGGATCACCCGCGGACACTAGCGGTAGTCCGTTGGATCAAGATTGTGGTGGGTAGGCCTTCACTGGCCCTCGGGGGGAGGGAGTCAGTGATGACCAATATGGTGGCCTGCCCGCCGGCGCCGGGTCCGTTGGAGGAGTATGCGGCGCGGTTCGATGATGTGTTCTCGGCGGTGGCGCAGCGGCGGGGGTTCCGGAGTATCTGACCGGGCTTTTGGCGCCGCGGGATCGGAACAAGACGTTGACCGCCCTGGCCGGGGCGGAGCCGCTGGGGGTCCGCCAATCCCTCGAGGGGAGTCTTCCGCCTCGTCGATGCCTTCCGCCACCTCCACCCCACCGACAACGCCTACAGCTGGGGCGGCCGCACCGGCGACGGCTACCGCTACGACCACGCCCTCCGCTCCACTTCCCCCTCGCCCTCGAGCGCACCACCAGACCGTCGAAGGAGGCACGAGGTGGAACATTTTCGCCCCTCCGGCGGCCCTTTAGCCGGCGTCGTCGCCCTTGATGAGGCGGACC of the Pseudofrankia saprophytica genome contains:
- a CDS encoding phosphotransferase family protein gives rise to the protein MGVAARLDTETGPVFVKASPLGAPAIGHYRREADANAALPPGTPVPRMLWSAEIEGWLLLLFEYLDGRDSDLAPGSLDLAAVGRVIETLAGRLTPSPWERAPSVVVKIKALYEKAGELLGRCPEEFSGLAAATQFDLGAVEGASLLHADPHPGNYVVTADGVRVIDWSHACRGAAWVDAALLAPRLVVAGHSPAEAEALMDQLSVWGDAPARAVTGLGAVTALFWAHQARFGPPRMRARRAVAAAAGLAWATHRITRGH